A stretch of the Flavobacterium sp. 5 genome encodes the following:
- the purD gene encoding phosphoribosylamine--glycine ligase, with amino-acid sequence MNILLLGSGGREHAFAWKMIQSPLCDTLFVAPGNAGTAQIAKNIDISATDFDAIKALVIKENIEMVVVGPEDPLVKGIYDFFLNDEDLKQIPVIGPSKVGATLEGSKEFAKEFLIKHKIPTAAYDSFTAETVEKGCKFLETLQPPYVLKADGLAAGKGVLIIQDLAEAQEELRNMLVGQKFGAASSKVVIEEFLDGIELSCFVLTDGKNYKILPTAKDYKRIGEGDTGLNTGGMGAVSPVPYVDAILMEKIETRIVKPTIEGFQKDGIAYKGFVFIGLINVNNEPIVIEYNVRMGDPETEVVVPRLKSDLVELFLAVANEKLDEFNLEVDERSATTVMIVSGGYPEDFEKGKVITGLDSVTDSIVFHAGTKLDNGNVVSNGGRVMAITSYGDNFQEALDKSYQNVNKLHFDKMNFRKDIGFDLI; translated from the coding sequence ATGAATATTTTACTATTAGGATCAGGAGGAAGAGAACATGCTTTTGCATGGAAAATGATTCAAAGTCCGCTTTGTGACACCCTTTTTGTAGCACCAGGAAATGCAGGTACTGCTCAAATTGCAAAAAATATTGACATCAGCGCTACTGATTTTGATGCGATAAAAGCATTGGTTATCAAAGAAAATATAGAAATGGTTGTGGTTGGACCAGAAGATCCTTTGGTAAAAGGGATTTATGATTTTTTTCTAAACGACGAAGATTTAAAACAGATTCCTGTAATTGGTCCATCAAAAGTAGGAGCAACTTTAGAAGGAAGTAAAGAGTTTGCCAAAGAATTTTTGATAAAACACAAAATTCCAACAGCAGCTTATGATAGTTTTACAGCCGAAACTGTTGAGAAAGGGTGTAAGTTTTTAGAAACGTTGCAACCTCCGTATGTATTGAAAGCAGATGGTTTGGCAGCTGGAAAAGGAGTTTTAATCATTCAGGATTTAGCGGAAGCTCAAGAAGAATTAAGAAACATGTTGGTTGGTCAAAAATTTGGTGCTGCAAGTTCTAAAGTAGTTATTGAAGAATTTCTTGACGGAATTGAATTAAGTTGTTTTGTTTTGACTGATGGAAAAAACTATAAAATTTTACCAACTGCCAAAGATTACAAACGTATTGGTGAAGGTGATACAGGATTGAATACAGGCGGAATGGGAGCAGTTTCTCCAGTTCCTTATGTTGATGCTATTTTGATGGAAAAAATAGAAACACGTATTGTTAAACCAACTATTGAAGGTTTTCAAAAAGACGGGATTGCCTATAAAGGTTTCGTGTTTATTGGATTAATTAATGTTAACAACGAACCTATTGTTATCGAATACAATGTGAGAATGGGAGATCCAGAAACTGAGGTGGTTGTTCCAAGATTAAAATCAGATTTGGTTGAATTGTTTTTGGCTGTAGCCAATGAAAAATTAGACGAATTCAATCTGGAAGTTGATGAAAGAAGTGCAACTACAGTTATGATTGTGTCTGGGGGATACCCTGAAGATTTTGAAAAAGGAAAAGTAATTACTGGTTTAGACTCAGTTACTGATTCTATCGTTTTTCATGCTGGAACCAAATTAGATAATGGAAATGTGGTAAGTAATGGAGGAAGAGTAATGGCTATTACTTCTTACGGAGATAACTTTCAGGAAGCTTTAGATAAATCATACCAAAATGTAAACAAACTACATTTTGACAAAATGAATTTCAGAAAAGATATTGGATTTGATTTAATCTAA
- a CDS encoding uracil phosphoribosyltransferase — translation MTSFFEGIQYLFVNILFAPLDFLRSLELKTWFGANTINWIFMIICSVAIVYWIKQLKLHKENGEEFQDTTAHSFLK, via the coding sequence ATGACATCATTTTTTGAAGGAATACAATACTTATTCGTAAATATTTTATTCGCTCCCTTAGACTTTTTACGTTCATTAGAACTTAAAACTTGGTTTGGTGCCAATACTATCAACTGGATCTTTATGATTATTTGTTCAGTTGCTATTGTTTATTGGATTAAACAATTAAAATTACATAAAGAAAATGGTGAAGAATTTCAAGATACTACAGCACATTCTTTCTTGAAGTAA
- the upp gene encoding uracil phosphoribosyltransferase — translation MKIHCLSEKNSVLNHFLSQIRNVTIQKDSMRFRRNIERIGEIMAYELSQTLHYKTVEVQTPLGVKVTTEIADQLVLCSILRAGLNLHQGFLNYFDNAENGFISAYRHHPNNDDYFDILVEYEAIADINNKNILLVDPMLATGQSIVAVFNKLIERGSPKEIHIAVIIAAPEGIAYLEQNLPDNCHLWIASLDEKLNDKSYIVPGLGDAGDLSYGTKL, via the coding sequence ATGAAAATTCATTGTTTATCAGAAAAAAATAGTGTTTTAAATCACTTTTTAAGCCAAATCAGAAATGTAACCATTCAAAAAGACAGTATGCGTTTTCGTAGAAATATTGAGCGTATTGGTGAAATTATGGCCTATGAATTGAGTCAAACTTTGCACTACAAAACGGTAGAAGTTCAAACTCCACTTGGTGTTAAAGTAACAACTGAAATTGCAGATCAATTAGTTTTATGTTCCATTTTAAGAGCTGGACTGAACTTGCATCAAGGCTTTTTAAATTATTTTGATAATGCTGAAAATGGTTTTATTTCGGCTTATAGACATCATCCCAATAATGATGATTACTTTGATATTCTTGTTGAATATGAGGCTATTGCAGACATTAATAACAAAAATATCCTGTTAGTCGACCCAATGTTAGCCACTGGACAGTCAATTGTAGCTGTTTTTAATAAACTGATAGAAAGAGGTTCACCAAAAGAAATTCATATTGCTGTAATTATTGCCGCTCCAGAAGGCATTGCTTATTTAGAACAAAATTTACCTGATAACTGTCATCTATGGATTGCCTCACTAGACGAAAAACTTAATGATAAAAGTTACATTGTACCTGGTTTAGGAGATGCTGGTGATCTCTCTTATGGCACTAAATTATAG
- a CDS encoding DUF4254 domain-containing protein: MFSKLAYSVFEQSIKDYHQFDNVDQPINNPFPKDKFEHLLYLKNWIDTVQWHFEDIIRDPNIDPVAALTLKRRIDASNQERTDMVEYIDSYFLQKYSHVVVKDNAKINSESPAWAFDRLSILALKIYHMNEEATRTEASQTHRDNCQAKLNILLEQRSDLSTAIDDLLTDIENGDKFMKVYKQMKMYNDDDLNPVLYQNKK; this comes from the coding sequence ATGTTTTCAAAATTAGCTTATTCAGTATTTGAACAAAGTATAAAAGATTATCATCAATTTGATAATGTCGATCAACCTATAAATAATCCTTTTCCAAAAGATAAATTTGAACATTTGTTATATTTAAAAAACTGGATTGATACCGTACAATGGCATTTTGAAGATATCATTCGTGACCCAAACATTGATCCAGTTGCGGCATTGACTTTAAAAAGAAGAATTGATGCTTCAAATCAGGAGCGTACAGATATGGTAGAATATATTGATAGTTATTTTCTTCAAAAATATAGTCATGTTGTCGTTAAAGACAACGCTAAAATCAACTCTGAAAGCCCTGCTTGGGCATTTGATAGATTATCTATTTTGGCTCTTAAAATTTATCATATGAACGAAGAAGCTACTCGTACCGAAGCTTCTCAAACGCATAGAGATAATTGTCAGGCAAAATTAAACATCCTTTTAGAACAAAGATCGGATTTGTCTACAGCAATTGATGATTTGCTAACAGACATCGAAAACGGAGATAAATTCATGAAAGTGTACAAACAAATGAAAATGTACAATGACGATGATTTGAATCCAGTTTTGTATCAAAATAAGAAATAG